One window of Candidatus Omnitrophota bacterium genomic DNA carries:
- a CDS encoding thermonuclease family protein produces the protein MLKLRNILCALVIISLSNFFHELGLPKKAFVEKVIDGDTVVIKGEKVIRYIGIDTPEVRKKEKDKWVYAPQPFALEAKELNQMLVEKKWVRLEYDLEKKDKYGRLLCYVFVDDTLVNAKLIEEGLAFLYTLPPNVKYVDKFVSLQKKAREEERGIWKIYAKGSINAEEAKNHIGELAEVVGRVSKVKEQEKVLILNFGQAKKNDFKIAIFRDDLKYFFSSKIEPSTYYIGKKIKVCGKIKYYSGPEIVVRHPSQIEIIE, from the coding sequence ATGTTAAAATTAAGAAATATTTTATGTGCTTTAGTAATTATTTCTTTATCAAATTTCTTTCATGAATTAGGCTTACCTAAAAAAGCCTTTGTAGAGAAGGTTATCGATGGAGATACAGTGGTTATAAAGGGAGAAAAAGTTATACGTTATATTGGCATAGATACTCCAGAGGTAAGAAAAAAGGAGAAAGATAAATGGGTTTATGCTCCTCAACCTTTTGCCTTAGAGGCAAAGGAGTTGAATCAGATGTTGGTAGAGAAAAAATGGGTTCGCTTGGAATACGATCTCGAAAAGAAAGATAAATACGGAAGACTTCTTTGTTACGTTTTTGTAGATGATACACTTGTTAATGCCAAGCTCATTGAGGAAGGGCTTGCCTTCCTTTATACTTTGCCGCCAAATGTTAAATATGTGGATAAATTTGTTTCTCTTCAGAAAAAAGCAAGAGAGGAGGAACGCGGTATTTGGAAGATATATGCAAAAGGCAGTATTAATGCTGAAGAAGCAAAGAATCATATTGGAGAATTGGCAGAGGTTGTGGGTAGAGTGAGTAAAGTAAAAGAACAGGAAAAGGTATTAATCTTGAATTTTGGGCAGGCAAAAAAGAATGATTTTAAAATAGCCATTTTCAGGGACGACTTAAAGTATTTTTTCTCCTCTAAAATAGAACCTTCTACATATTATATTGGAAAAAAAATAAAGGTATGTGGTAAAATTAAATATTATTCAGGCCCGGAGATAGTCGTAAGACATCCCAGCCAGATAGAGATCATAGAATGA